From Denitrovibrio acetiphilus DSM 12809, the proteins below share one genomic window:
- the glyS gene encoding glycine--tRNA ligase subunit beta codes for MPDFLLEIGSEEIPAGFIGSACEYLKNDFTKRFTDAGIGFNDIESDGTPRRFYVSIKGLAEKQEDREDTIMGPPAAVAFDADGNLTKAGLGFVKSKGLSEDSLTKAETERGIYLSGVKKTKGVPTRDFIEGILIDVIKSIPFRKSMHWGDKTFRYARPVHWFLALFGGDVISFDIDGIKSGNKTMGHRIHANEYFEVKDFDDYKAKLKEARVISSTEERISQVREQVAEIEKETGYKVDLDEDLLETVAGLVEYPVALMGEFEERYLDIPAEVLITSMKNHQKYFYVTDKDGNLVNKFIGVSNTVPNDPQLVKTGYARVLRARLADAEFFWANDRKYPLENRVEELKKVVYQEKIGTSYEKMERFRKLAVFFSENLNPSAKTDTERAATLCKADLLSEMVYEFPELQGIMGHRYAKLQGENDVVAQAIEEHYLPRFAGDDLPESDTGAFISMADKLDTICGCFAINLIPTGNQDPYALRRGAIGILSTIKAKGYRIGLKEMIGESADLLSGYISFDKEKTVELVYDFIIQRYRQILAGEGIPADCVEAACEISDDIITIEAAAKALSESKQTKEFASIAAGYKRINNILKKSGHTSENYDEALFEDDYERELAKLIADKADQINREVSEENFTMAMTQLLTFSAPVDNFFENVMVMAKDEKIRLNRLSLLNKLKSVFNMLGDLTKII; via the coding sequence ATGCCGGATTTTCTTCTGGAGATAGGAAGCGAAGAGATACCCGCTGGTTTTATAGGCAGCGCGTGTGAGTATCTTAAAAATGACTTTACTAAACGCTTTACCGATGCAGGTATAGGTTTTAACGATATCGAATCGGACGGAACCCCCCGGAGGTTCTATGTCAGTATAAAGGGGCTCGCTGAAAAACAGGAAGACCGCGAAGATACGATTATGGGACCGCCTGCCGCCGTTGCTTTTGACGCAGACGGCAACCTGACAAAAGCGGGACTCGGTTTTGTAAAATCAAAAGGACTTTCCGAGGACTCACTGACAAAGGCAGAGACCGAAAGAGGTATTTATCTTTCCGGTGTTAAAAAGACAAAAGGTGTGCCCACCCGTGATTTTATAGAAGGCATACTCATAGATGTGATAAAGAGTATCCCGTTCCGCAAGTCTATGCACTGGGGGGATAAAACATTCCGCTACGCAAGACCTGTCCACTGGTTTCTGGCTCTTTTCGGTGGTGATGTTATCAGTTTTGACATTGACGGCATTAAAAGCGGCAATAAAACCATGGGGCACAGAATCCACGCCAACGAATATTTCGAAGTGAAGGATTTTGACGACTATAAGGCTAAACTGAAAGAAGCAAGAGTCATTTCAAGCACAGAGGAACGCATCAGTCAGGTTCGGGAGCAGGTTGCAGAGATAGAAAAGGAGACCGGCTATAAGGTGGACCTTGACGAAGACCTTCTGGAAACTGTTGCAGGGCTTGTTGAATACCCTGTCGCTCTCATGGGCGAGTTTGAAGAAAGATATCTCGATATACCCGCAGAAGTCCTGATCACCTCTATGAAAAATCACCAGAAATATTTTTATGTGACCGATAAAGACGGCAATCTTGTAAATAAATTTATCGGTGTTTCAAATACCGTGCCCAACGACCCGCAGCTTGTTAAAACCGGTTATGCAAGAGTGCTTCGTGCCAGACTTGCTGATGCGGAATTTTTCTGGGCTAACGACCGTAAATATCCACTTGAAAACCGTGTGGAAGAGCTGAAAAAGGTCGTTTATCAGGAAAAAATCGGGACTTCTTATGAAAAAATGGAACGCTTCAGAAAGCTCGCAGTCTTCTTTTCAGAAAACCTGAACCCATCAGCGAAAACTGATACTGAAAGGGCTGCAACACTCTGCAAAGCTGACCTCCTGAGTGAAATGGTCTATGAATTTCCTGAGCTTCAGGGGATTATGGGACACAGGTATGCAAAGCTTCAAGGCGAAAACGACGTTGTTGCACAGGCTATAGAAGAACACTATCTTCCGCGTTTTGCGGGGGATGATCTGCCGGAAAGCGATACAGGTGCTTTTATATCCATGGCTGATAAGCTGGATACTATCTGCGGCTGTTTCGCAATAAATCTTATCCCTACAGGAAATCAGGACCCCTATGCTCTCAGAAGGGGAGCCATAGGTATACTGTCCACTATAAAAGCCAAAGGATACCGTATAGGGCTTAAAGAGATGATTGGTGAGAGTGCAGACCTTCTGTCCGGCTACATCTCATTTGATAAAGAAAAGACTGTCGAACTTGTTTATGACTTTATAATACAGCGCTACCGCCAGATACTTGCAGGGGAAGGCATTCCTGCTGACTGTGTTGAGGCGGCTTGCGAGATATCGGATGATATCATAACCATAGAGGCTGCTGCAAAAGCTCTGAGCGAATCCAAGCAGACAAAAGAGTTTGCAAGCATCGCAGCAGGCTATAAACGTATCAATAACATTCTTAAAAAGAGCGGGCATACATCTGAAAATTATGACGAGGCGCTTTTTGAGGATGATTACGAGAGGGAACTGGCTAAGCTTATCGCAGATAAGGCTGACCAGATTAATAGAGAGGTGAGTGAAGAGAACTTCACGATGGCGATGACCCAGCTGCTCACTTTCAGCGCACCTGTAGATAACTTTTTTGAAAATGTCATGGTAATGGCGAAAGATGAAAAAATACGTCTAAACAGGTTAAGTTTGCTTAATAAACTGAAAAGTGTCTTCAACATGCTGGGAGACCTGACTAAAATAATTTAA
- the leuD gene encoding 3-isopropylmalate dehydratase small subunit, translating into MALGKIEKVTGNAVPVPGDDIDTDRIIPARFLKCVTFDALGEQLFYDVRFDEDGKPLNFPIDRPQYKGANIIVSGNNFGCGSSREHAPQSIKKAGFDAIIAGSYAEIFFGNCTTLGIVCAEASDDIRGELMREIEANPSEKMELDVAESSVSFNGKSYKVNIKPNAQAAFLAGTYDSLAELLNGMKSVKKLESELKYSFSA; encoded by the coding sequence ATGGCTCTTGGTAAAATTGAAAAAGTTACAGGGAACGCAGTACCTGTACCCGGTGACGACATAGATACCGACAGGATTATTCCTGCACGTTTTCTGAAATGTGTGACATTTGACGCTCTCGGCGAACAGCTCTTTTATGATGTGCGCTTTGACGAAGACGGTAAGCCCCTTAATTTCCCTATCGACAGACCTCAGTATAAAGGGGCTAATATTATCGTAAGTGGAAATAACTTTGGTTGCGGTTCTTCCCGTGAGCACGCGCCTCAGTCTATAAAAAAGGCGGGCTTTGATGCTATCATCGCCGGAAGCTATGCAGAGATATTTTTCGGAAACTGCACAACACTTGGTATTGTCTGTGCTGAAGCGTCGGATGATATTCGTGGGGAACTGATGAGAGAAATCGAAGCTAACCCTTCTGAAAAGATGGAGCTTGATGTCGCTGAAAGTTCCGTAAGTTTCAACGGTAAAAGCTATAAGGTTAATATCAAACCAAACGCTCAGGCGGCTTTTCTCGCGGGAACTTATGATTCGCTTGCAGAGCTTCTAAACGGTATGAAATCAGTAAAAAAGCTTGAGAGTGAGCTTAAATATTCATTTTCTGCATAA
- the leuC gene encoding 3-isopropylmalate dehydratase large subunit, translating into MGKNLFNKVWEKHAVRVLPNGQTQLFIGMHLIHEVTSPQAFAMLKDLGIKVAFPERTFATVDHIIPTDDRSRPYADPLAEEMMQAIEKNTKENGITFFSPETEKQGVVHIVGPEQGLTQPGTTVACGDSHTATHGAFGAVAFGIGTSQVRDVLATQTMSIAPFKVKRVEVNGKLKPGVYAKDVILYIISKLGVSGGVGYAYEFAGDVIDNMSMEGRMTVCNMAIEGGARVGYINPDETTFEYIKGKPYAPKDNWDEMVEYWKSVASDADADYDDIVKFDGADIEPMITWGINPEQTIKITEKIPSPKNDVMQEALDYTGFAGGEMMKGKKVDVVFIGSCTNGRIEDFREAAKYVKGHNVAAGVRALAVPGSFGVRDQAVAEGLDKIFTEAGFEWREPGCSMCLAMNPDKLVGREISASTSNRNFKGRQGSSTGRTLLLSPVMAVAAAVTGEISDCREVFEIGG; encoded by the coding sequence ATGGGAAAGAACCTTTTCAACAAGGTTTGGGAAAAACACGCAGTTCGTGTGCTCCCCAACGGACAGACCCAGCTTTTTATCGGTATGCACCTCATTCACGAGGTTACAAGCCCGCAGGCATTCGCCATGCTGAAAGATCTTGGTATAAAGGTAGCATTCCCCGAAAGGACTTTCGCTACTGTTGATCATATCATCCCCACTGATGACAGGTCGAGACCATATGCTGATCCGCTGGCGGAAGAGATGATGCAGGCGATAGAGAAGAATACAAAAGAGAACGGTATAACCTTTTTCAGCCCTGAGACAGAGAAACAGGGGGTTGTTCATATTGTCGGCCCTGAGCAGGGGCTCACACAGCCGGGGACAACTGTTGCCTGCGGTGACTCACACACAGCGACACACGGTGCTTTTGGTGCTGTTGCATTTGGTATTGGCACATCACAGGTTCGTGACGTGCTTGCCACTCAGACGATGTCTATTGCTCCTTTCAAGGTGAAACGTGTGGAAGTGAACGGTAAGCTTAAGCCAGGTGTATATGCAAAAGACGTTATCCTTTACATAATAAGCAAGCTCGGTGTGAGCGGTGGTGTCGGCTATGCATATGAATTTGCAGGGGACGTTATAGACAATATGAGCATGGAAGGCAGAATGACTGTCTGCAACATGGCTATCGAAGGGGGCGCCCGTGTTGGTTACATTAACCCTGACGAGACAACCTTTGAATACATAAAAGGAAAGCCTTACGCCCCGAAAGATAACTGGGACGAAATGGTCGAGTACTGGAAGTCTGTGGCATCTGATGCAGACGCAGATTATGACGACATAGTTAAGTTTGACGGAGCGGACATCGAGCCTATGATCACATGGGGGATAAACCCTGAGCAGACTATAAAGATTACAGAGAAGATACCTTCTCCGAAAAATGATGTTATGCAGGAAGCCCTTGATTACACAGGTTTTGCCGGCGGCGAAATGATGAAAGGGAAAAAAGTTGACGTCGTTTTTATTGGAAGCTGTACAAACGGGCGTATAGAAGATTTTCGTGAGGCAGCTAAGTATGTGAAAGGGCATAACGTTGCAGCAGGAGTGAGAGCCCTTGCTGTCCCTGGTTCTTTTGGTGTACGTGACCAGGCTGTGGCGGAAGGTCTTGATAAAATATTTACAGAAGCCGGCTTTGAGTGGAGAGAGCCGGGCTGTTCAATGTGTCTCGCTATGAATCCTGACAAGCTTGTAGGCAGGGAGATATCTGCATCCACATCAAACAGAAACTTCAAAGGTCGTCAGGGCTCGTCAACAGGCAGAACGCTGCTTCTGTCCCCTGTGATGGCTGTTGCTGCTGCCGTAACAGGCGAAATCAGCGACTGTAGAGAAGTTTTTGAGATCGGAGGTTAA